One genomic window of Cyanobacteria bacterium FACHB-DQ100 includes the following:
- a CDS encoding inner-membrane translocator has protein sequence MKTNTRQDDRSSVNAEMSDPQSNLQRSSFSLRSLMRGDLGFLPVVFTLALITLYFQVTTGGVFLQARNLTNLTQQIVVISILSTAAVLVLLLGEIDLSLAAVAQACAAVMATVSVYQNWGAIPSILAALVIGALIGLVNGFFIAILRVPSFIVTLAGSIGYAGFLLLVLGRQTTLIVRDPAIRALAPTYLNPIIGWGLPLAVAALYAIGVWYERQRRVKAGLPVKRPTTLIAQVAGIFASIILIVFLFQTYQGVPQAVLISLGIVLVFWLILRKTPFGRHLYAVGGNEEAARRAGINVIGMKMTVFTLASVLAALAGIMLTSRSTAVATQISATLLLNAIAAAVIGGVSLFGGRGSVWAVILGALVIGSLDNGLDLLNQDQSIKNIVQGAVLVLAVTADALVRRANPVRGK, from the coding sequence ATGAAAACTAATACACGCCAAGACGATCGCTCCTCGGTGAATGCAGAAATGAGCGATCCACAATCTAATCTTCAGCGATCGTCGTTTAGCTTGCGATCGCTCATGCGAGGTGATTTAGGATTCCTTCCTGTTGTTTTCACTCTTGCATTAATCACGCTATATTTCCAAGTCACAACGGGCGGTGTCTTTCTCCAAGCTCGAAATTTAACCAACCTGACTCAACAAATTGTTGTTATTAGTATTCTCAGCACTGCTGCGGTTTTGGTTCTACTTCTGGGTGAGATCGATTTAAGCTTAGCAGCCGTGGCGCAAGCTTGTGCCGCAGTCATGGCGACCGTCTCGGTTTACCAAAATTGGGGGGCAATTCCTTCGATTCTAGCTGCACTTGTGATTGGCGCATTAATCGGCTTAGTCAATGGATTCTTTATCGCAATCTTGCGGGTTCCCTCGTTCATTGTGACGTTGGCGGGGTCGATCGGTTATGCCGGATTTTTGCTGCTGGTGTTGGGACGACAAACGACTTTGATTGTGCGTGATCCAGCGATTCGGGCGCTGGCACCGACCTATCTTAATCCGATCATCGGTTGGGGGCTGCCGCTTGCAGTTGCTGCTTTGTATGCGATCGGGGTTTGGTATGAACGTCAGCGACGAGTCAAAGCCGGACTCCCGGTGAAGCGCCCCACAACGTTGATCGCTCAAGTTGCAGGGATTTTTGCCAGCATCATCTTGATCGTATTCCTATTCCAAACTTATCAAGGTGTTCCTCAAGCCGTCCTGATTTCGCTGGGAATCGTCCTTGTGTTCTGGCTGATTTTGAGAAAAACGCCGTTTGGTCGTCACCTCTATGCGGTGGGTGGTAATGAAGAAGCGGCAAGACGTGCCGGGATTAATGTCATTGGCATGAAGATGACGGTCTTTACTTTGGCATCCGTTTTAGCCGCCCTAGCGGGCATTATGCTGACTTCGCGCAGTACCGCCGTTGCCACTCAAATTAGTGCGACATTGTTGTTAAATGCGATCGCGGCGGCGGTTATCGGTGGAGTCAGTTTATTCGGAGGACGCGGCTCAGTTTGGGCAGTGATTTTGGGTGCGCTGGTCATTGGCAGTTTAGACAATGGCTTGGACTTGCTCAACCAGGATCAAAGCATCAAGAATATTGTCCAAGGTGCGGTGCTAGTGTTGGCTGTTACGGCAGATGCTTTAGTCCGACGAGCTAATCCGGTACGCGGCAAGTAA
- the pgeF gene encoding peptidoglycan editing factor PgeF: MHTWHWQTWNDLPYLTCSLLEPWQHGFFTQQFSPRSPFELTEVLDPTVEIYRVHQVHGNVVLSPSELENPHDRENFAQADGLMTERSQQAVWACSADCTPALIGDVKTGNAAAVHAGWRGTAQKIVPVAIEKLRSQGSRLEDLRIALGPAISGEVYQVSHQVALEVGATIEPSPDLDRLISLPNSPILRDSTEGRSRLDVRRVIAIQLERMGMTAEQIAIAPHCTYQDPTNFFSYRREKLKKVQWSGIVSRGAACG, from the coding sequence ATGCACACTTGGCACTGGCAAACCTGGAACGATCTGCCTTATCTCACTTGCAGCCTTCTAGAACCTTGGCAGCACGGCTTTTTTACGCAACAGTTTTCGCCCCGATCGCCGTTTGAACTCACCGAGGTGCTTGATCCGACGGTTGAGATTTACCGCGTTCATCAGGTGCATGGCAATGTGGTTTTATCGCCTTCTGAGTTGGAGAACCCACACGATCGCGAGAATTTTGCTCAGGCAGACGGATTAATGACGGAGCGATCGCAGCAGGCGGTCTGGGCGTGTAGTGCAGATTGTACGCCCGCTTTGATTGGAGATGTGAAAACGGGGAATGCTGCAGCGGTGCATGCGGGCTGGCGGGGAACGGCGCAAAAAATTGTGCCTGTAGCGATCGAGAAGCTGCGATCGCAAGGGAGCCGGCTTGAAGATTTACGCATTGCTTTAGGACCCGCGATTTCGGGTGAAGTTTACCAAGTTTCACATCAAGTGGCGCTAGAAGTGGGAGCAACGATCGAGCCGAGTCCAGATTTAGACAGATTAATCAGTTTGCCGAATTCGCCCATTTTAAGGGACTCGACAGAGGGACGATCGCGCTTAGATGTCCGGCGGGTGATTGCAATCCAATTAGAACGAATGGGAATGACGGCAGAACAGATTGCGATCGCGCCTCACTGTACGTATCAAGATCCGACCAACTTTTTCTCGTATCGGCGGGAGAAGCTGAAGAAGGTGCAATGGTCGGGTATTGTGAGTCGTGGAGCAGCCTGCGGCTGA
- a CDS encoding peptidoglycan DD-metalloendopeptidase family protein yields the protein MNTSKPERGHYRMTQRPTPIRPLRNRKQLLRRLGCLSSLGVFSSGITLAQAAPTTSLQTSVAASPSPVVVAPTAADLTPTASASSPTTPAPAAPEKEAPDPTPPVEIEIPESSPVSESPLVKPQAAPENPAPNYVPPSSIVIEKRDSAPKVTTVKPKTTGIANAVSKAISGVIRPKFNPAQPEAEAEAEAPSTETASSWAPPSIVPPSFVQDYFNRTVRPLGLPGNGDVRLLFPLSIPSAITSVFGWRVHPITGDQRLHTGTDLGAPMGTPVLAALTGRVIMADFFGGYGLAIALEHTNGSQQTLYAHLSEIFVKPGDVVKQGTVIGRVGSTGNSTGPHLHFEFRQQTPEGGWVAQDAGASLEQSVAQLVKSMQVTQQNPQNPGS from the coding sequence ATGAACACGAGCAAGCCTGAGAGAGGACATTACCGTATGACGCAGCGACCCACCCCGATTCGACCCCTTCGCAACCGCAAGCAATTATTAAGACGGCTCGGATGTTTGAGTAGTCTGGGGGTTTTTAGTAGTGGGATAACGCTGGCGCAAGCTGCTCCGACAACTTCGCTGCAGACAAGCGTGGCCGCTTCGCCTTCTCCGGTCGTTGTTGCGCCCACGGCTGCGGACTTAACGCCGACTGCATCGGCATCATCGCCTACCACTCCTGCACCCGCCGCTCCGGAAAAAGAAGCTCCTGATCCGACACCACCCGTTGAAATCGAAATCCCAGAGTCTTCTCCTGTTTCGGAATCTCCCTTAGTCAAGCCGCAGGCTGCACCGGAGAATCCGGCACCTAACTACGTGCCCCCTAGCTCGATCGTGATTGAAAAACGTGATTCCGCCCCCAAAGTAACGACGGTGAAGCCTAAAACGACTGGAATTGCCAACGCGGTTTCCAAAGCAATTTCTGGAGTGATTCGTCCGAAATTCAACCCGGCTCAGCCTGAAGCTGAAGCTGAAGCTGAAGCTCCTTCAACGGAAACTGCTTCAAGCTGGGCACCACCTTCGATCGTACCACCCTCGTTTGTCCAAGATTACTTCAATCGCACGGTTCGTCCGCTCGGTCTTCCCGGTAACGGGGATGTCCGCTTACTCTTCCCGCTCTCGATTCCCAGTGCGATTACCTCTGTCTTTGGTTGGCGGGTTCACCCCATCACAGGCGATCAGCGACTGCACACGGGGACAGATTTGGGCGCACCGATGGGAACTCCGGTATTAGCAGCACTCACCGGTCGCGTGATTATGGCGGATTTCTTTGGGGGATATGGGTTAGCGATCGCGCTAGAACACACAAATGGATCGCAGCAAACGCTATATGCTCACTTGTCAGAAATCTTCGTGAAGCCCGGAGATGTCGTGAAGCAAGGAACCGTAATTGGTCGGGTCGGTAGCACCGGCAACTCGACGGGGCCTCACTTGCATTTTGAGTTCCGTCAGCAAACTCCAGAAGGCGGTTGGGTAGCTCAAGATGCAGGAGCCTCGCTAGAACAGTCAGTCGCGCAGCTCGTTAAGTCGATGCAGGTGACACAACAGAATCCGCAAAATCCAGGTTCTTAG
- the recG gene encoding ATP-dependent DNA helicase RecG: MDLVRLQKALSVEADRGFNDLEGNQYRFSEFLHLILSESTNELPKSEKERCRSIASQYAKYPELEFSQRQHLVAETRRFLYQVKKFEEKVAEKLAPKTEEKKAAPRPAVVSVAPTPETPTRDIPLTQAVTYLAGIGSKSAEKLAKLGLYYVRDVLYYYPRDYIDYARQVHIRELEVGETVTIVATVKNCNCFTSPRNSKLTILELTIQDSSGQMKISRFYMGSRFASRGWQEQQKRLYPKGASIAASGLVKQTKFGVSLEDPDIEVLDDSGDSLTSPTVGRIVPVYPLTEGVGADLVRRAVTASLPAIVNLHEPIPKGLLTEYNLTGIQEAIANIHFPADSDALELARRRLVFDEFFYLQLGLLKRRYEQRQTQASAVLASTGKLIDDFHKLLPFELTNAQERVVNDILNDLQRPIPMNRLVQGDVGSGKTVVAVITILAAIQSGYQAAFMAPTEVLAEQHYRKLVGWFNQLHLPVELLTGSTKAAKRREIHNGLQTGELPLLVGTHALIQDTVSFDRLGLVVIDEQHRFGVEQRARLQQKGEHPHVLTMTATPIPRTLALTLHGDLDVSQIDELPPGRKPIQTTVLAGRDRQQAYDLMKREIAQGRQIYIVLPLVEESEKLDLKSAIDEHQHLRDDIFPDFNVGLLHGRMTSAEKDEAITEFRDNKTQILVSTTVVEVGVDVPNATVMMIEHAERFGLSQLHQLRGRVGRGGSQSFCLLMSSSKSETARQRLKVLEQSQDGFFISEMDMRFRGPGAVLGTRQSGLPDFALASLVEDQEVLEMARDAAERTIQKDPMIERWNAMKAELDYRYRRLMGGAILT, from the coding sequence ATGGATTTGGTACGGTTACAAAAGGCGCTATCGGTGGAAGCCGATCGCGGATTTAATGATCTGGAGGGGAACCAGTACCGCTTCAGCGAATTTTTGCATCTGATTCTGAGCGAATCGACTAACGAACTGCCCAAATCGGAAAAAGAACGGTGTCGCTCGATCGCGAGTCAATACGCCAAATATCCAGAACTTGAATTCTCACAGCGTCAGCATCTCGTCGCTGAGACTCGTCGCTTTCTTTACCAAGTTAAAAAATTTGAAGAGAAGGTAGCCGAAAAGTTGGCACCTAAAACTGAGGAAAAGAAAGCTGCTCCGCGTCCTGCTGTGGTTTCTGTTGCTCCCACTCCAGAAACCCCGACTCGCGATATTCCGCTGACGCAAGCGGTGACTTATCTCGCCGGGATTGGCTCGAAAAGCGCTGAAAAACTTGCCAAACTCGGACTCTATTATGTTCGGGATGTCTTGTACTACTACCCACGCGACTACATCGACTACGCCCGCCAAGTGCATATCCGCGAACTTGAAGTCGGGGAAACGGTGACGATCGTTGCTACGGTCAAAAACTGCAACTGCTTCACCAGTCCGCGAAACAGCAAACTTACGATTTTAGAGTTGACGATTCAAGACTCAAGCGGACAGATGAAGATTAGCCGCTTTTATATGGGCAGTCGGTTCGCCAGCCGTGGATGGCAAGAACAGCAAAAACGGCTTTATCCAAAAGGAGCCTCGATCGCAGCCTCCGGATTAGTCAAGCAAACAAAATTCGGAGTCAGTCTCGAAGACCCCGATATCGAAGTGCTCGATGATTCTGGAGATTCCCTCACTTCTCCGACGGTGGGGCGGATTGTTCCGGTTTATCCCCTAACCGAAGGAGTTGGAGCCGATTTAGTGCGTCGAGCGGTGACGGCTTCTCTGCCTGCGATCGTGAATTTGCATGAACCGATCCCCAAAGGACTGTTAACTGAATATAACTTGACTGGAATTCAAGAGGCGATCGCAAATATTCACTTTCCCGCTGATTCTGATGCGCTGGAGTTGGCGCGTCGTCGGTTAGTCTTTGATGAATTCTTTTATCTCCAACTGGGTTTGCTCAAACGTCGATACGAACAACGACAAACTCAAGCCAGTGCCGTTCTTGCATCAACTGGAAAACTAATCGACGATTTTCACAAACTGCTACCGTTTGAACTGACCAATGCTCAGGAACGAGTGGTCAACGATATTCTCAACGATCTGCAAAGACCGATCCCGATGAATCGCTTAGTCCAAGGCGATGTTGGATCCGGAAAAACCGTTGTCGCTGTCATCACGATTCTGGCAGCAATTCAATCGGGCTATCAAGCTGCGTTTATGGCTCCGACCGAGGTGCTTGCAGAACAGCACTACCGCAAATTGGTCGGCTGGTTTAATCAACTGCATCTCCCGGTCGAACTGCTGACGGGATCAACCAAAGCCGCCAAACGTCGCGAAATCCACAACGGGTTACAAACCGGGGAACTGCCGCTACTGGTTGGAACCCATGCCCTAATTCAAGATACGGTCAGCTTCGATCGCTTAGGCTTGGTGGTGATCGATGAGCAGCACCGCTTTGGAGTCGAACAGCGCGCCCGACTTCAGCAAAAGGGCGAACATCCCCACGTCCTCACCATGACCGCAACGCCGATTCCGCGCACTCTGGCGCTAACGCTGCATGGAGATTTAGACGTGAGCCAGATCGATGAACTGCCACCCGGACGCAAACCGATTCAAACAACCGTACTAGCTGGGCGCGATCGTCAACAGGCGTATGACCTGATGAAGCGCGAAATTGCTCAAGGACGACAAATTTACATCGTCTTGCCTCTGGTCGAAGAGTCGGAGAAATTGGATCTCAAGTCTGCGATCGACGAACACCAACACCTCAGAGATGATATCTTCCCAGATTTCAATGTCGGGTTACTCCACGGTCGCATGACTTCTGCCGAAAAAGACGAAGCTATCACCGAGTTTCGTGACAACAAAACTCAAATTCTTGTATCCACTACGGTTGTCGAAGTTGGGGTCGATGTTCCGAATGCCACTGTGATGATGATCGAACACGCAGAGCGGTTTGGACTCTCACAACTGCATCAACTTCGGGGTCGAGTCGGACGCGGCGGCTCGCAGTCGTTCTGCTTGCTGATGAGCAGTTCCAAGAGCGAAACTGCACGACAGCGATTAAAAGTTCTCGAACAGTCGCAAGATGGCTTCTTCATCTCTGAGATGGACATGCGATTTCGAGGGCCGGGTGCGGTGCTTGGAACACGGCAATCGGGCTTACCAGATTTTGCGCTAGCAAGTTTAGTTGAAGATCAAGAAGTGCTGGAAATGGCGCGAGATGCAGCAGAAAGAACTATACAGAAAGACCCAATGATCGAGCGGTGGAACGCCATGAAAGCCGAACTTGACTATCGCTACCGGAGACTCATGGGCGGCGCGATTTTAACTTAG
- a CDS encoding NUDIX hydrolase: MKPEVAIAILYQQDQFLLQLRDNVPNIAYPGHWGLFGGHIEADESPEVALVRELQEEICYSPPNAVKFGVYEDDRALRHVFAAPLTVGINELTLLEGWDLGLFTRSQIEQGERFSDRASQIRPLGAIHQRILLDFIKKNG, encoded by the coding sequence ATGAAGCCAGAAGTCGCAATTGCAATCCTCTATCAGCAGGATCAGTTTCTCTTACAGTTGCGCGATAACGTTCCAAACATTGCGTATCCGGGGCATTGGGGCTTATTCGGTGGGCATATCGAAGCAGATGAATCTCCGGAGGTCGCATTGGTGCGTGAGCTACAAGAGGAAATTTGCTATTCACCGCCGAATGCGGTCAAATTTGGCGTTTACGAAGACGATCGCGCCCTTCGTCATGTTTTTGCGGCTCCTCTGACGGTGGGGATCAATGAACTTACTTTATTAGAAGGGTGGGATTTGGGATTATTTACGCGCTCGCAAATTGAGCAAGGGGAGCGATTTAGCGATCGAGCAAGCCAGATTCGACCGCTCGGCGCAATTCATCAGCGAATTTTGCTAGACTTCATCAAGAAAAACGGGTGA
- the folD gene encoding bifunctional methylenetetrahydrofolate dehydrogenase/methenyltetrahydrofolate cyclohydrolase FolD: MSSIAQLLDGKALAQKMQAALTEKVQALTAKNGRPPGLAVLMVGDNPASAAYVRNKEKACAAVGIASYGKHFSTETTQAELAETIAQLNEDDRVDGILVQLPLPEHLDSVALLNQIHPDKDADGLHPTNLGRLVRTEPGLRSCTPYGVMRLLEEYKLDPSGKKAVVVGRSILVGKPIALMLLDANATVTIAHSRTPDLAEVTRSADILVAAVGRPNLITADMVKPGAIVVDVGINRITDDTGKSRLVGDVDFNAVQSVASYLTPVPGGVGAMTVTMLLHNTVWSYEQRFQH; the protein is encoded by the coding sequence ATGTCTTCGATCGCCCAACTCCTCGACGGAAAAGCGCTTGCCCAGAAAATGCAAGCCGCACTAACCGAAAAAGTTCAAGCCCTGACTGCTAAAAATGGTCGCCCTCCCGGTCTCGCTGTCCTGATGGTCGGGGACAATCCAGCCAGCGCAGCTTATGTCCGCAACAAAGAGAAAGCTTGCGCCGCCGTTGGCATCGCCTCTTACGGCAAACATTTTTCCACCGAAACCACCCAAGCCGAACTTGCTGAGACGATCGCTCAATTAAACGAAGACGATCGCGTCGATGGCATTCTCGTGCAGCTCCCCTTACCGGAGCACCTAGATAGCGTTGCACTTTTAAACCAAATTCATCCCGATAAAGACGCAGACGGCTTACACCCGACCAATTTAGGGCGCTTAGTCCGAACAGAACCCGGATTGAGAAGCTGTACGCCCTACGGTGTGATGCGACTTTTAGAAGAATACAAGCTTGATCCCAGCGGAAAAAAAGCCGTCGTCGTCGGCCGCAGTATCCTTGTCGGCAAGCCGATCGCGCTGATGCTGCTCGATGCCAATGCCACGGTGACGATCGCTCACTCTCGCACCCCTGATCTCGCAGAAGTCACCCGCAGCGCCGATATTCTCGTTGCCGCCGTGGGCCGTCCGAATTTAATCACAGCAGACATGGTAAAACCTGGCGCGATCGTGGTGGATGTTGGAATTAACCGAATCACCGATGACACGGGAAAAAGTCGCCTCGTCGGAGATGTAGATTTTAATGCCGTCCAGTCGGTTGCGAGCTACCTTACCCCCGTTCCCGGTGGAGTTGGTGCGATGACTGTGACCATGCTGTTGCACAATACAGTATGGAGCTATGAACAACGCTTCCAACATTAA
- a CDS encoding polyprenyl synthetase family protein, producing the protein MVVTGQTHSNQASQFDLKGYLAVRQQQVETALDRAFPVVYPDKIYEAMRYSLFAGGKRLRPVLCLATCDLLGGTTDMAMPTACALEMIHTMSLIHDDLPAMDNDDYRRGKLTNHKVFGEAVAILAGDGLLAYAFEHIVEETKNVPSDRLIKVVSRLGRAVGAAGLVGGQVVDLDCEGKKDVSLDTLNFIHTHKTAALLEASVVSGGILAGGSDSDIQRLSRYAQAIGLAFQIVDDLLDITSTQEELGKSIGKDMNVEKATYPRLLGMEESRRQAEQLVESAKAEVAGFGEVAFPLMAIAEYITARKN; encoded by the coding sequence ATGGTCGTGACAGGACAAACGCACTCAAATCAAGCCTCCCAATTTGATTTGAAAGGCTATCTCGCGGTAAGACAGCAGCAAGTTGAAACCGCCCTCGATCGAGCATTTCCGGTGGTCTATCCCGACAAAATCTATGAAGCGATGCGCTATTCGCTCTTCGCAGGCGGGAAAAGATTGCGTCCGGTGCTTTGTCTTGCCACCTGTGATCTGCTCGGCGGTACGACTGACATGGCAATGCCGACCGCCTGCGCTCTGGAAATGATTCACACAATGTCGCTAATCCATGATGATCTGCCCGCAATGGATAACGACGATTACCGACGCGGGAAACTCACCAATCACAAGGTCTTTGGGGAAGCAGTAGCGATTCTTGCCGGAGATGGCTTGTTAGCGTATGCGTTTGAACATATTGTTGAGGAAACGAAAAATGTACCGAGCGATCGCCTGATCAAAGTAGTGTCTCGTTTGGGTCGGGCAGTCGGAGCCGCTGGGCTGGTTGGCGGTCAAGTCGTGGATCTTGACTGCGAAGGCAAGAAAGATGTCAGTCTCGATACGCTGAATTTCATTCACACCCACAAAACAGCGGCACTGCTTGAAGCTTCGGTCGTGAGCGGTGGCATTCTGGCGGGTGGTTCAGATTCAGATATTCAGCGATTGTCGCGCTACGCTCAGGCGATCGGACTGGCATTCCAAATTGTCGATGACTTACTCGATATCACCTCCACGCAAGAAGAACTCGGCAAGAGTATCGGCAAGGATATGAATGTTGAGAAAGCTACCTATCCGCGCCTTCTAGGAATGGAAGAATCGCGCCGTCAAGCGGAACAACTGGTCGAAAGCGCGAAAGCCGAAGTCGCGGGATTTGGTGAAGTGGCATTCCCGTTAATGGCGATCGCAGAATACATTACCGCCCGCAAAAACTAA
- a CDS encoding divergent PAP2 family protein: protein MQDFGHIIDNRVLLLALIACLIAQATKLVVELIVHRKVNFRVLVETGGMPSSHSALVTALATGVGITDGWDSTQFAIATVVAFIVMYDSQGVRQAAGKQAKILNQIIDEFFTGDHHFNEARLKELLGHTPVQVIVGSLLGVVVCVAGDWWLGGNWRSLFGQIAGVH from the coding sequence ATGCAGGACTTTGGTCACATTATCGATAACAGAGTGCTGCTCCTAGCCCTCATCGCCTGTTTGATTGCCCAAGCCACGAAGCTAGTGGTTGAATTGATTGTGCATCGCAAAGTCAATTTTCGCGTTCTTGTCGAGACAGGCGGAATGCCCAGTTCCCATTCGGCACTGGTGACTGCACTAGCAACTGGAGTCGGCATCACTGACGGTTGGGACAGCACCCAATTTGCGATCGCCACAGTAGTTGCCTTTATTGTTATGTACGATTCCCAAGGCGTTCGGCAAGCAGCAGGCAAGCAAGCGAAAATTTTGAACCAAATTATCGATGAGTTTTTTACAGGCGATCATCATTTCAACGAAGCTCGCTTAAAAGAATTGCTCGGACATACCCCAGTTCAGGTGATCGTCGGCTCATTATTAGGAGTTGTGGTTTGTGTGGCGGGAGATTGGTGGCTGGGCGGCAATTGGCGATCTCTGTTTGGGCAGATTGCAGGCGTTCATTAG
- a CDS encoding acyl-CoA thioesterase, whose product MSQSIVYSEDREVQPQHCDVQNHLNNVVYVQWIQDIAIAAYRSKGYSREFDENNHIIWFVRRHEIDYLSPAFVGDVVRLTTWVEGGTLSTFFRRVEFVRVSDQKALCRSLTEWCYFDAKRNRPAKIPSEIKAVFLPEY is encoded by the coding sequence ATGTCTCAGTCGATCGTCTACTCCGAAGACCGTGAAGTTCAACCGCAGCATTGCGATGTGCAAAATCACTTGAACAATGTGGTTTACGTACAATGGATTCAGGACATTGCGATCGCTGCTTATCGGTCTAAGGGCTATTCCCGCGAATTCGATGAGAACAATCACATCATCTGGTTTGTTCGGCGGCACGAAATTGACTATTTATCGCCTGCATTTGTGGGAGATGTCGTTCGATTAACGACTTGGGTGGAGGGTGGTACGCTATCGACCTTTTTCCGACGAGTTGAATTTGTGCGGGTTTCAGATCAAAAAGCGCTGTGTCGATCGCTCACCGAGTGGTGCTACTTTGATGCCAAACGCAACCGACCTGCGAAAATTCCAAGCGAAATCAAAGCTGTTTTTCTTCCAGAATATTGA
- a CDS encoding ATP-binding protein encodes MEQSGKLFFFCGKMAAGKSTLAKEIARRENAVLMVQDEWLDQLFPGEITDIPGFVKYSSRLRSVLTGHISALLSQGLSVVLDFPGNTRTQRAWFRELFEAANANHELHYVDVPDELCKRQLRERSKELPEGSAFTSETEFDAITKYFQEPSDDEAFNVIHHHRT; translated from the coding sequence ATGGAGCAGTCAGGAAAGCTTTTCTTCTTTTGTGGAAAGATGGCGGCGGGAAAATCTACCCTTGCAAAGGAGATCGCGCGGCGAGAGAATGCCGTTCTGATGGTGCAGGATGAGTGGCTGGATCAGTTGTTTCCAGGCGAAATAACAGACATTCCTGGTTTCGTGAAATATTCATCCAGGCTACGAAGCGTGCTTACAGGGCATATTTCTGCTCTGCTCTCACAGGGTTTATCGGTTGTGCTTGACTTTCCTGGTAACACGAGAACGCAGCGGGCTTGGTTTCGAGAGTTGTTTGAAGCTGCGAATGCCAATCATGAGTTACATTACGTCGATGTGCCGGACGAGTTGTGCAAGCGACAGTTACGGGAGCGGAGCAAGGAACTTCCTGAGGGTTCAGCGTTTACGAGTGAGACTGAGTTTGATGCGATTACGAAGTATTTTCAGGAACCTTCGGACGATGAAGCCTTCAATGTTATCCATCATCACCGCACCTAA
- a CDS encoding DUF2488 family protein codes for MTTYYYVLASQKFLLEEEPMDEVLRERYRDYEEKKREIDFWVIKEPAFLEAPEMAEIKAKCPRPCVAIVSSNKQFITWLKLRLEYVITGEYQQSDAIPNPLGSLEPVS; via the coding sequence ATGACAACTTACTACTACGTTTTGGCAAGCCAGAAATTTTTGCTGGAAGAAGAACCGATGGACGAGGTTCTTCGGGAACGCTATCGCGACTACGAAGAAAAGAAAAGGGAAATTGATTTCTGGGTAATCAAAGAACCTGCTTTCTTAGAAGCGCCAGAAATGGCAGAAATCAAAGCAAAATGTCCGCGCCCTTGCGTCGCGATCGTCTCCAGCAACAAACAATTTATTACTTGGCTGAAGCTGCGTCTAGAATATGTCATCACCGGAGAGTACCAGCAGTCGGACGCGATTCCGAACCCGCTTGGATCTCTGGAACCTGTTTCCTAG
- a CDS encoding pyridoxine 5'-phosphate synthase: protein MPTLGVNIDHIATIRQARRTIEPDPVAAAVLAELAGADGITVHLREDRRHIQDHDVRLLRQTVRTHLNLEMAATDEMVSIALDLKPDYVTLVPEKREEVTTEGGLDIVGALDRMTEVVSTLQSAGIPVSLFIDADPEQIDASAAAGAKFIELHTGQYAGSYSEEGQAKELEILAQGCEIALAAGLRINAGHGLTYWNVHPIARLPGMEELNIGHTIISRAVLVGLERAVREMKQAIRGEL, encoded by the coding sequence TTGCCTACTCTTGGTGTCAATATTGACCACATCGCAACCATCCGCCAAGCCCGACGCACGATCGAACCTGATCCCGTCGCTGCTGCGGTTCTCGCTGAACTCGCTGGAGCCGATGGCATTACCGTTCACCTGCGCGAAGATCGCCGCCATATTCAGGATCATGATGTCCGATTGCTGCGGCAAACCGTGCGGACACATCTAAACCTGGAAATGGCAGCGACCGATGAAATGGTGTCGATCGCGCTCGATCTCAAACCCGATTACGTCACGCTCGTTCCCGAAAAGCGCGAGGAAGTTACCACTGAAGGCGGACTCGATATTGTAGGCGCGCTCGATCGCATGACCGAAGTCGTGAGTACGCTGCAATCTGCCGGAATTCCTGTAAGTTTGTTTATCGATGCTGACCCGGAACAAATCGATGCTTCTGCCGCAGCGGGTGCAAAATTCATCGAACTGCACACCGGACAGTATGCCGGATCATATTCCGAAGAAGGACAAGCCAAAGAATTAGAAATTCTGGCGCAGGGCTGTGAAATTGCGCTCGCTGCTGGACTCCGCATCAACGCTGGACACGGCTTGACCTATTGGAATGTTCATCCGATCGCACGACTCCCTGGCATGGAAGAATTGAATATTGGACATACGATCATTAGTCGCGCCGTTCTCGTTGGACTTGAACGAGCAGTGCGAGAAATGAAACAAGCCATTCGCGGCGAACTCTAA